From Lagenorhynchus albirostris chromosome 15, mLagAlb1.1, whole genome shotgun sequence, one genomic window encodes:
- the VPS16 gene encoding vacuolar protein sorting-associated protein 16 homolog isoform X2 has protein sequence MDCYTANWNPLGDSAFYRKYELYSMDWDLKEELRDCLVAAAPYGGPIALLRNPGRKEKPASARPVLEIYSASGVPLASLLWKSGPVVSLGWSAEEELLCVQEDGVVLVYGLHGDFRRHFSMGNEVLQNRVLDARIFHTEFGSGVAILTGAHRFTLSANVGDLKLRRMPEVPGLQSAPSCWTTMCQDRVAHILLAVGPDLYLLDHAACSAVTPPGLAAGVSSFLQMAVSFTYRHLALFTDTGYIWMGTASLKEKLCEFNCNIRAPPKQMVWCSRPRSKERAVVVAWERRLMVVGDAPEGIQFVLDEDSYLVPELDGVRIFSRSTHEFLHEVPVASEEIFKIASMAPGALLLEAQKEYEKESQKADEYLREIQELGQLPQAVQQCIEAAGHEHWPDMQKSLLRAASFGKCFLDRFPPDSFVRMCQDLRVLNAIRDYHIGIPLTYSQYKQLTIQVLLDRLVLRRLYPLAIQICEYLRLPEVQGVSRILAHWACYKVQQKDVSDEDVARAINQKLGDTPGVSYSDIAARAYGCGRTELAIKLLEYEPRSGEQVPLLLKMKRSKLALSKAIESGDTDLVFTVLLHLKNELNRGDFFMTLRNQPMALSLYRQFCKHQELETLKDLYNQDDNHQELGSFHVRASYAAEERIEGRVAALQAAADAFYKAKNEFAAKATEDQMRLLRLQRRLEDELGGRFLDLSVHDTVTTLILSGQNKRAEQLARDFRIPDKRLWWLKLTALADLEDWEELEKFSKSKKSPIGYLPFVEICMKQHNKYEAKKYASRVGPEQKVKALLLVGDVAQAADVAIEHRNEAEMSLVLSHCTGATDGATADKIQRARAQAQKK, from the exons GAAATATGAGCTGTATAGCATGGACTGGGACCTGAAGGAGGAACTGAGGGACTGCCTGGTGGCCGCTGCGCCCTATGGGGGCCCCATTG CGCTGCTGAGGAACCCCGGGCGGAAGGAGAAGCCTGCCAGCGCACGGCCAGTTCTTGAGATCTACTCAGCTTCTGGTGTGCCTCTGGCCAGTCTGCTG tggaagagtgGGCCCGTGGTGTCCCTGGGCTGGTCAGCTGAGGAGGAGCTGCTCTGTGTGCAGGAAGACGGGGTCGTGCTGGTTTATGGGCTTCATGGTGACTTCCGGAGACACTTCAGCATGGGCAAT GAGGTGCTCCAGAACCGGGTTCTAGATGCCCGGATCTTCCATACTGAGTTTGGTTCTGGGGTGGCCATCCTCACAGGGGCCCACCGCTTCACCCTCAGTGCCAACGTGGGCGACCTCAAACTCCGCCGGATGCCAGAGGTGCCAG GTCTGCAGAGTGCACCATCATGCTGGACCACAATGTGCCAGGACCGAGTGGCACACATTCTTCTGGCTGTAGGACCTGATCTTTACCTCCTGGATCACGCAGCCTGCTctgcagtg ACACCCCCTGGCCTAGCCGCAGGAGTGAGCAGCTTCCTGCAGATGGCTGTCTCCTTCACCTACAGACACCTGGCGCTCTTCACAGACACAGGGTACATCTGGATGGGGACAGCGTCTCTCAAG GAGAAGCTGTGTGAGTTCAACTGCAACATCCGGGCTCCCCCGAAGCAGATGGTCTG GTGCAGCCGTCCTCGCAGCAAGGAGAGGGCCGTTGTGGTAGCCTGGGAGAGGCGGCTAATGGTGGTGGGCGACGCACCTGAGGGCATCCA GTTCGTGCTGGATGAGGACTCCTACCTGGTGCCTGAGCTGGATGGGGTCCGCATCTTCTCCCGCAGTACCCATGAGTTCTTGCACGAGGTTCCAG TGGCCAGCGAGGAGATCTTTAAAATTGCCTCAATGGCCCCCGGAGCGCTACTGTTGGAGGCCCAGAAGGAATATGAG aaAGAGAGCCAGAAGGCGGATGAGTACCTACGGGAGATCCAGGAGCTGGGGCAGCTGCCCCAGGCCGTGCAGCAGTGCATCGAGGCCGCGGGACATGAGCACTGGCCAGACATGCAGAAGAGTCTGCTCAGG GCGGCCTCCTTTGGAAAGTGTTTCCTGGACAGATTTCCACCCGACAGCTTTGTGCGCATGTGTCAGGACCTTCGTGTACTCAATGCCATTCGGGACTATCACATCGGGATTCCCCTCACCTATAGCCA atacaaGCAGCTCACCATCCAGGTGCTGCTGGACAG GCTTGTGTTGCGGAGGCTTTACCCCCTGGCCATTCAGATATGTGAGTACCTGCGGCTTCCTGAAGTGCAGGGCGTCAGCAGAATCCTGGCCCACTGGGCCTGCTACAAG GTACAACAGAAGGACGTGTCTGACGAGGATGTTGCTCGTGCCATTAACCAGAAGCTGGGGGACACACCTGGTGTCTCTTACTCTGACATTGCTGCACGAGCCTATGGCTGTGGCCGCACGGAGCTGGCCATCAAG ctgCTGGAATATGAGCCACGCTCTGGGGAACAGGTTCCCCTTCTCCTAAAGATGAAGAGGAGCAAACTGGCGCTAAGCAAGGCCATCGAGAGTGGGGATACTGACCTGG TGTTCACGGTGCTGCTGCACCTGAAGAATGAGCTGAACCGAGGAGACTTTTTCATGACGCTTCGGAACCAGCCCATGGCCTTAAGTTTGTACCGacag TTCTGTAAGCATCAAGAGCTAGAGACGCTGAAGGACCTTTACAATCAGGATGACAACCACCAGGAGCTGGGCAGCTTCCACGTCCGAGCCAGCTACGCTGCAGAGGAG CGTATTGAGGGGCGAGTCGCAGCTCTGCAGGCGGCAGCCGACGCATTCTACAAGGCCAAGAATGAGTTCGCAGCCAAG GCCACAGAGGATCAAATGCGGCTCCTACGGCTGCAGCGACGCCTAGAAGATGAGCTGGGGGGCCGGTTCTTAGACCTGTCTGTACACGACACGGTCACCACCCTCATCCTCAGCGGCCAAAACAAGCGTGCGGAGCAGCTGGCACGTGACTTCCGCATCCCTGACAAGAG GCTCTGGTGGCTGAAGCTGACCGCCCTAGCAGATCTGGAAGACTGGGAGGAGCTAGAGAAGTTTTCTAAGAGCAAGAAATCACCCATCGGCTACCTG CCCTTTGTGGAAATCTGCATGAAACAACACAACAAATATGAAGCCAAAAAGTATGCTTCCCGCGTGGGTCCCGAGCAGAAGGTCAAGGCCTTGCTTCTCGTTGG GGACGTGGCTCAGGCTGCAGACGTTGCCATCGAGCACCGGAATGAGGCAGAGATGAGCCTCGTATTGTCCCACTGCACTGGAGCCACAGATGGGGCCACGGCTGACAAGATTCAGCGGGCCCGGGCTCAAGCCCAGAAGAAGTGA
- the VPS16 gene encoding vacuolar protein sorting-associated protein 16 homolog isoform X3, translating to MDCYTANWNPLGDSAFYRKYELYSMDWDLKEELRDCLVAAAPYGGPIALLRNPGRKEKPASARPVLEIYSASGVPLASLLWKSGPVVSLGWSAEEELLCVQEDGVVLVYGLHGDFRRHFSMGNEVLQNRVLDARIFHTEFGSGVAILTGAHRFTLSANVGDLKLRRMPEVPGLQSAPSCWTTMCQDRVAHILLAVGPDLYLLDHAACSAVTPPGLAAGVSSFLQMAVSFTYRHLALFTDTGYIWMGTASLKEKLCEFNCNIRAPPKQMVWCSRPRSKERAVVVAWERRLMVVGDAPEGIQFVLDEDSYLVPELDGVRIFSRSTHEFLHEVPVASEEIFKIASMAPGALLLEAQKEYEKESQKADEYLREIQELGQLPQAVQQCIEAAGHEHWPDMQKSLLRAASFGKCFLDRFPPDSFVRMCQDLRVLNAIRDYHIGIPLTYSQYKQLTIQVLLDRLVLRRLYPLAIQICEYLRLPEVQGVSRILAHWACYKVQQKDVSDEDVARAINQKLGDTPGVSYSDIAARAYGCGRTELAIKLLEYEPRSGEQVPLLLKMKRSKLALSKAIESGDTDLVFTVLLHLKNELNRGDFFMTLRNQPMALSLYRQRIEGRVAALQAAADAFYKAKNEFAAKATEDQMRLLRLQRRLEDELGGRFLDLSVHDTVTTLILSGQNKRAEQLARDFRIPDKRLWWLKLTALADLEDWEELEKFSKSKKSPIGYLPFVEICMKQHNKYEAKKYASRVGPEQKVKALLLVGDVAQAADVAIEHRNEAEMSLVLSHCTGATDGATADKIQRARAQAQKK from the exons GAAATATGAGCTGTATAGCATGGACTGGGACCTGAAGGAGGAACTGAGGGACTGCCTGGTGGCCGCTGCGCCCTATGGGGGCCCCATTG CGCTGCTGAGGAACCCCGGGCGGAAGGAGAAGCCTGCCAGCGCACGGCCAGTTCTTGAGATCTACTCAGCTTCTGGTGTGCCTCTGGCCAGTCTGCTG tggaagagtgGGCCCGTGGTGTCCCTGGGCTGGTCAGCTGAGGAGGAGCTGCTCTGTGTGCAGGAAGACGGGGTCGTGCTGGTTTATGGGCTTCATGGTGACTTCCGGAGACACTTCAGCATGGGCAAT GAGGTGCTCCAGAACCGGGTTCTAGATGCCCGGATCTTCCATACTGAGTTTGGTTCTGGGGTGGCCATCCTCACAGGGGCCCACCGCTTCACCCTCAGTGCCAACGTGGGCGACCTCAAACTCCGCCGGATGCCAGAGGTGCCAG GTCTGCAGAGTGCACCATCATGCTGGACCACAATGTGCCAGGACCGAGTGGCACACATTCTTCTGGCTGTAGGACCTGATCTTTACCTCCTGGATCACGCAGCCTGCTctgcagtg ACACCCCCTGGCCTAGCCGCAGGAGTGAGCAGCTTCCTGCAGATGGCTGTCTCCTTCACCTACAGACACCTGGCGCTCTTCACAGACACAGGGTACATCTGGATGGGGACAGCGTCTCTCAAG GAGAAGCTGTGTGAGTTCAACTGCAACATCCGGGCTCCCCCGAAGCAGATGGTCTG GTGCAGCCGTCCTCGCAGCAAGGAGAGGGCCGTTGTGGTAGCCTGGGAGAGGCGGCTAATGGTGGTGGGCGACGCACCTGAGGGCATCCA GTTCGTGCTGGATGAGGACTCCTACCTGGTGCCTGAGCTGGATGGGGTCCGCATCTTCTCCCGCAGTACCCATGAGTTCTTGCACGAGGTTCCAG TGGCCAGCGAGGAGATCTTTAAAATTGCCTCAATGGCCCCCGGAGCGCTACTGTTGGAGGCCCAGAAGGAATATGAG aaAGAGAGCCAGAAGGCGGATGAGTACCTACGGGAGATCCAGGAGCTGGGGCAGCTGCCCCAGGCCGTGCAGCAGTGCATCGAGGCCGCGGGACATGAGCACTGGCCAGACATGCAGAAGAGTCTGCTCAGG GCGGCCTCCTTTGGAAAGTGTTTCCTGGACAGATTTCCACCCGACAGCTTTGTGCGCATGTGTCAGGACCTTCGTGTACTCAATGCCATTCGGGACTATCACATCGGGATTCCCCTCACCTATAGCCA atacaaGCAGCTCACCATCCAGGTGCTGCTGGACAG GCTTGTGTTGCGGAGGCTTTACCCCCTGGCCATTCAGATATGTGAGTACCTGCGGCTTCCTGAAGTGCAGGGCGTCAGCAGAATCCTGGCCCACTGGGCCTGCTACAAG GTACAACAGAAGGACGTGTCTGACGAGGATGTTGCTCGTGCCATTAACCAGAAGCTGGGGGACACACCTGGTGTCTCTTACTCTGACATTGCTGCACGAGCCTATGGCTGTGGCCGCACGGAGCTGGCCATCAAG ctgCTGGAATATGAGCCACGCTCTGGGGAACAGGTTCCCCTTCTCCTAAAGATGAAGAGGAGCAAACTGGCGCTAAGCAAGGCCATCGAGAGTGGGGATACTGACCTGG TGTTCACGGTGCTGCTGCACCTGAAGAATGAGCTGAACCGAGGAGACTTTTTCATGACGCTTCGGAACCAGCCCATGGCCTTAAGTTTGTACCGacag CGTATTGAGGGGCGAGTCGCAGCTCTGCAGGCGGCAGCCGACGCATTCTACAAGGCCAAGAATGAGTTCGCAGCCAAG GCCACAGAGGATCAAATGCGGCTCCTACGGCTGCAGCGACGCCTAGAAGATGAGCTGGGGGGCCGGTTCTTAGACCTGTCTGTACACGACACGGTCACCACCCTCATCCTCAGCGGCCAAAACAAGCGTGCGGAGCAGCTGGCACGTGACTTCCGCATCCCTGACAAGAG GCTCTGGTGGCTGAAGCTGACCGCCCTAGCAGATCTGGAAGACTGGGAGGAGCTAGAGAAGTTTTCTAAGAGCAAGAAATCACCCATCGGCTACCTG CCCTTTGTGGAAATCTGCATGAAACAACACAACAAATATGAAGCCAAAAAGTATGCTTCCCGCGTGGGTCCCGAGCAGAAGGTCAAGGCCTTGCTTCTCGTTGG GGACGTGGCTCAGGCTGCAGACGTTGCCATCGAGCACCGGAATGAGGCAGAGATGAGCCTCGTATTGTCCCACTGCACTGGAGCCACAGATGGGGCCACGGCTGACAAGATTCAGCGGGCCCGGGCTCAAGCCCAGAAGAAGTGA
- the VPS16 gene encoding vacuolar protein sorting-associated protein 16 homolog isoform X4: MDCYTANWNPLGDSAFYRKYELYSMDWDLKEELRDCLVAAAPYGGPIALLRNPGRKEKPASARPVLEIYSASGVPLASLLWKSGPVVSLGWSAEEELLCVQEDGVVLVYGLHGDFRRHFSMGNEVLQNRVLDARIFHTEFGSGVAILTGAHRFTLSANVGDLKLRRMPEVPGLQSAPSCWTTMCQDRVAHILLAVGPDLYLLDHAACSAVTPPGLAAGVSSFLQMAVSFTYRHLALFTDTGYIWMGTASLKEKLCEFNCNIRAPPKQMVWCSRPRSKERAVVVAWERRLMVVGDAPEGIQFVLDEDSYLVPELDGVRIFSRSTHEFLHEVPVASEEIFKIASMAPGALLLEAQKEYEKESQKADEYLREIQELGQLPQAVQQCIEAAGHEHWPDMQKSLLRAASFGKCFLDRFPPDSFVRMCQDLRVLNAIRDYHIGIPLTYSQYKQLTIQVLLDRLVLRRLYPLAIQICEYLRLPEVQGVSRILAHWACYKVQQKDVSDEDVARAINQKLGDTPGVSYSDIAARAYGCGRTELAIKLLEYEPRSGEQVPLLLKMKRSKLALSKAIESGDTDLVFTVLLHLKNELNRGDFFMTLRNQPMALSLYRQFCKHQELETLKDLYNQDDNHQELGSFHVRASYAAEERIEGRVAALQAAADAFYKAKNEFAAKATEDQMRLLRLQRRLEDELGGRFLDLSVHDTVTTLILSGQNKRAEQLARDFRIPDKRLWWLKLTALADLEDWEELEKFSKSKKSPIGYLGRGSGCRRCHRAPE; encoded by the exons GAAATATGAGCTGTATAGCATGGACTGGGACCTGAAGGAGGAACTGAGGGACTGCCTGGTGGCCGCTGCGCCCTATGGGGGCCCCATTG CGCTGCTGAGGAACCCCGGGCGGAAGGAGAAGCCTGCCAGCGCACGGCCAGTTCTTGAGATCTACTCAGCTTCTGGTGTGCCTCTGGCCAGTCTGCTG tggaagagtgGGCCCGTGGTGTCCCTGGGCTGGTCAGCTGAGGAGGAGCTGCTCTGTGTGCAGGAAGACGGGGTCGTGCTGGTTTATGGGCTTCATGGTGACTTCCGGAGACACTTCAGCATGGGCAAT GAGGTGCTCCAGAACCGGGTTCTAGATGCCCGGATCTTCCATACTGAGTTTGGTTCTGGGGTGGCCATCCTCACAGGGGCCCACCGCTTCACCCTCAGTGCCAACGTGGGCGACCTCAAACTCCGCCGGATGCCAGAGGTGCCAG GTCTGCAGAGTGCACCATCATGCTGGACCACAATGTGCCAGGACCGAGTGGCACACATTCTTCTGGCTGTAGGACCTGATCTTTACCTCCTGGATCACGCAGCCTGCTctgcagtg ACACCCCCTGGCCTAGCCGCAGGAGTGAGCAGCTTCCTGCAGATGGCTGTCTCCTTCACCTACAGACACCTGGCGCTCTTCACAGACACAGGGTACATCTGGATGGGGACAGCGTCTCTCAAG GAGAAGCTGTGTGAGTTCAACTGCAACATCCGGGCTCCCCCGAAGCAGATGGTCTG GTGCAGCCGTCCTCGCAGCAAGGAGAGGGCCGTTGTGGTAGCCTGGGAGAGGCGGCTAATGGTGGTGGGCGACGCACCTGAGGGCATCCA GTTCGTGCTGGATGAGGACTCCTACCTGGTGCCTGAGCTGGATGGGGTCCGCATCTTCTCCCGCAGTACCCATGAGTTCTTGCACGAGGTTCCAG TGGCCAGCGAGGAGATCTTTAAAATTGCCTCAATGGCCCCCGGAGCGCTACTGTTGGAGGCCCAGAAGGAATATGAG aaAGAGAGCCAGAAGGCGGATGAGTACCTACGGGAGATCCAGGAGCTGGGGCAGCTGCCCCAGGCCGTGCAGCAGTGCATCGAGGCCGCGGGACATGAGCACTGGCCAGACATGCAGAAGAGTCTGCTCAGG GCGGCCTCCTTTGGAAAGTGTTTCCTGGACAGATTTCCACCCGACAGCTTTGTGCGCATGTGTCAGGACCTTCGTGTACTCAATGCCATTCGGGACTATCACATCGGGATTCCCCTCACCTATAGCCA atacaaGCAGCTCACCATCCAGGTGCTGCTGGACAG GCTTGTGTTGCGGAGGCTTTACCCCCTGGCCATTCAGATATGTGAGTACCTGCGGCTTCCTGAAGTGCAGGGCGTCAGCAGAATCCTGGCCCACTGGGCCTGCTACAAG GTACAACAGAAGGACGTGTCTGACGAGGATGTTGCTCGTGCCATTAACCAGAAGCTGGGGGACACACCTGGTGTCTCTTACTCTGACATTGCTGCACGAGCCTATGGCTGTGGCCGCACGGAGCTGGCCATCAAG ctgCTGGAATATGAGCCACGCTCTGGGGAACAGGTTCCCCTTCTCCTAAAGATGAAGAGGAGCAAACTGGCGCTAAGCAAGGCCATCGAGAGTGGGGATACTGACCTGG TGTTCACGGTGCTGCTGCACCTGAAGAATGAGCTGAACCGAGGAGACTTTTTCATGACGCTTCGGAACCAGCCCATGGCCTTAAGTTTGTACCGacag TTCTGTAAGCATCAAGAGCTAGAGACGCTGAAGGACCTTTACAATCAGGATGACAACCACCAGGAGCTGGGCAGCTTCCACGTCCGAGCCAGCTACGCTGCAGAGGAG CGTATTGAGGGGCGAGTCGCAGCTCTGCAGGCGGCAGCCGACGCATTCTACAAGGCCAAGAATGAGTTCGCAGCCAAG GCCACAGAGGATCAAATGCGGCTCCTACGGCTGCAGCGACGCCTAGAAGATGAGCTGGGGGGCCGGTTCTTAGACCTGTCTGTACACGACACGGTCACCACCCTCATCCTCAGCGGCCAAAACAAGCGTGCGGAGCAGCTGGCACGTGACTTCCGCATCCCTGACAAGAG GCTCTGGTGGCTGAAGCTGACCGCCCTAGCAGATCTGGAAGACTGGGAGGAGCTAGAGAAGTTTTCTAAGAGCAAGAAATCACCCATCGGCTACCTG GGACGTGGCTCAGGCTGCAGACGTTGCCATCGAGCACCGGAATGA
- the VPS16 gene encoding vacuolar protein sorting-associated protein 16 homolog isoform X1, producing MMACLKPPTLSSHAARLLVIHAYLRLQSSRASLPVCNFSYLLKYELYSMDWDLKEELRDCLVAAAPYGGPIALLRNPGRKEKPASARPVLEIYSASGVPLASLLWKSGPVVSLGWSAEEELLCVQEDGVVLVYGLHGDFRRHFSMGNEVLQNRVLDARIFHTEFGSGVAILTGAHRFTLSANVGDLKLRRMPEVPGLQSAPSCWTTMCQDRVAHILLAVGPDLYLLDHAACSAVTPPGLAAGVSSFLQMAVSFTYRHLALFTDTGYIWMGTASLKEKLCEFNCNIRAPPKQMVWCSRPRSKERAVVVAWERRLMVVGDAPEGIQFVLDEDSYLVPELDGVRIFSRSTHEFLHEVPVASEEIFKIASMAPGALLLEAQKEYEKESQKADEYLREIQELGQLPQAVQQCIEAAGHEHWPDMQKSLLRAASFGKCFLDRFPPDSFVRMCQDLRVLNAIRDYHIGIPLTYSQYKQLTIQVLLDRLVLRRLYPLAIQICEYLRLPEVQGVSRILAHWACYKVQQKDVSDEDVARAINQKLGDTPGVSYSDIAARAYGCGRTELAIKLLEYEPRSGEQVPLLLKMKRSKLALSKAIESGDTDLVFTVLLHLKNELNRGDFFMTLRNQPMALSLYRQFCKHQELETLKDLYNQDDNHQELGSFHVRASYAAEERIEGRVAALQAAADAFYKAKNEFAAKATEDQMRLLRLQRRLEDELGGRFLDLSVHDTVTTLILSGQNKRAEQLARDFRIPDKRLWWLKLTALADLEDWEELEKFSKSKKSPIGYLPFVEICMKQHNKYEAKKYASRVGPEQKVKALLLVGDVAQAADVAIEHRNEAEMSLVLSHCTGATDGATADKIQRARAQAQKK from the exons ATGATGGCATGCCTCAAGCCTCCTACTCTGTCTTCCCATGCAGCACGTCTCTTGGTGATCCATGCATATCTCAGATTGCAGTCATCTCGTGCCAGTTTGCCAGTTTGTAATTTCAGTTACCTCCT GAAATATGAGCTGTATAGCATGGACTGGGACCTGAAGGAGGAACTGAGGGACTGCCTGGTGGCCGCTGCGCCCTATGGGGGCCCCATTG CGCTGCTGAGGAACCCCGGGCGGAAGGAGAAGCCTGCCAGCGCACGGCCAGTTCTTGAGATCTACTCAGCTTCTGGTGTGCCTCTGGCCAGTCTGCTG tggaagagtgGGCCCGTGGTGTCCCTGGGCTGGTCAGCTGAGGAGGAGCTGCTCTGTGTGCAGGAAGACGGGGTCGTGCTGGTTTATGGGCTTCATGGTGACTTCCGGAGACACTTCAGCATGGGCAAT GAGGTGCTCCAGAACCGGGTTCTAGATGCCCGGATCTTCCATACTGAGTTTGGTTCTGGGGTGGCCATCCTCACAGGGGCCCACCGCTTCACCCTCAGTGCCAACGTGGGCGACCTCAAACTCCGCCGGATGCCAGAGGTGCCAG GTCTGCAGAGTGCACCATCATGCTGGACCACAATGTGCCAGGACCGAGTGGCACACATTCTTCTGGCTGTAGGACCTGATCTTTACCTCCTGGATCACGCAGCCTGCTctgcagtg ACACCCCCTGGCCTAGCCGCAGGAGTGAGCAGCTTCCTGCAGATGGCTGTCTCCTTCACCTACAGACACCTGGCGCTCTTCACAGACACAGGGTACATCTGGATGGGGACAGCGTCTCTCAAG GAGAAGCTGTGTGAGTTCAACTGCAACATCCGGGCTCCCCCGAAGCAGATGGTCTG GTGCAGCCGTCCTCGCAGCAAGGAGAGGGCCGTTGTGGTAGCCTGGGAGAGGCGGCTAATGGTGGTGGGCGACGCACCTGAGGGCATCCA GTTCGTGCTGGATGAGGACTCCTACCTGGTGCCTGAGCTGGATGGGGTCCGCATCTTCTCCCGCAGTACCCATGAGTTCTTGCACGAGGTTCCAG TGGCCAGCGAGGAGATCTTTAAAATTGCCTCAATGGCCCCCGGAGCGCTACTGTTGGAGGCCCAGAAGGAATATGAG aaAGAGAGCCAGAAGGCGGATGAGTACCTACGGGAGATCCAGGAGCTGGGGCAGCTGCCCCAGGCCGTGCAGCAGTGCATCGAGGCCGCGGGACATGAGCACTGGCCAGACATGCAGAAGAGTCTGCTCAGG GCGGCCTCCTTTGGAAAGTGTTTCCTGGACAGATTTCCACCCGACAGCTTTGTGCGCATGTGTCAGGACCTTCGTGTACTCAATGCCATTCGGGACTATCACATCGGGATTCCCCTCACCTATAGCCA atacaaGCAGCTCACCATCCAGGTGCTGCTGGACAG GCTTGTGTTGCGGAGGCTTTACCCCCTGGCCATTCAGATATGTGAGTACCTGCGGCTTCCTGAAGTGCAGGGCGTCAGCAGAATCCTGGCCCACTGGGCCTGCTACAAG GTACAACAGAAGGACGTGTCTGACGAGGATGTTGCTCGTGCCATTAACCAGAAGCTGGGGGACACACCTGGTGTCTCTTACTCTGACATTGCTGCACGAGCCTATGGCTGTGGCCGCACGGAGCTGGCCATCAAG ctgCTGGAATATGAGCCACGCTCTGGGGAACAGGTTCCCCTTCTCCTAAAGATGAAGAGGAGCAAACTGGCGCTAAGCAAGGCCATCGAGAGTGGGGATACTGACCTGG TGTTCACGGTGCTGCTGCACCTGAAGAATGAGCTGAACCGAGGAGACTTTTTCATGACGCTTCGGAACCAGCCCATGGCCTTAAGTTTGTACCGacag TTCTGTAAGCATCAAGAGCTAGAGACGCTGAAGGACCTTTACAATCAGGATGACAACCACCAGGAGCTGGGCAGCTTCCACGTCCGAGCCAGCTACGCTGCAGAGGAG CGTATTGAGGGGCGAGTCGCAGCTCTGCAGGCGGCAGCCGACGCATTCTACAAGGCCAAGAATGAGTTCGCAGCCAAG GCCACAGAGGATCAAATGCGGCTCCTACGGCTGCAGCGACGCCTAGAAGATGAGCTGGGGGGCCGGTTCTTAGACCTGTCTGTACACGACACGGTCACCACCCTCATCCTCAGCGGCCAAAACAAGCGTGCGGAGCAGCTGGCACGTGACTTCCGCATCCCTGACAAGAG GCTCTGGTGGCTGAAGCTGACCGCCCTAGCAGATCTGGAAGACTGGGAGGAGCTAGAGAAGTTTTCTAAGAGCAAGAAATCACCCATCGGCTACCTG CCCTTTGTGGAAATCTGCATGAAACAACACAACAAATATGAAGCCAAAAAGTATGCTTCCCGCGTGGGTCCCGAGCAGAAGGTCAAGGCCTTGCTTCTCGTTGG GGACGTGGCTCAGGCTGCAGACGTTGCCATCGAGCACCGGAATGAGGCAGAGATGAGCCTCGTATTGTCCCACTGCACTGGAGCCACAGATGGGGCCACGGCTGACAAGATTCAGCGGGCCCGGGCTCAAGCCCAGAAGAAGTGA